Proteins from a genomic interval of Terriglobia bacterium:
- a CDS encoding heme-dependent peroxidase — translation MASSIRGEARRKSLPTELFPVPLTLEGASVLHQVARFRWPEWRKLTPAERSRIAAEATAVLQRLEPQQSALYSVLGHKGDLMLVHFRNSFDELKQIELELGRTALAEYLEITKSYLSVVELGLYESSVKLYRTLRERGVEPHSAEWNKEIADATERQKEAMKPRLWPEIPAARYVCFYPMDRRRGEEKNWYTLPIEERQRQMDEHGKIGRRYAGTVRQIITGSIGFDDWEWGVDLFADDPLVFKKLIYEMRFDEVSAVYALFGQFMVGVRVPAAALGGLLEGKLPEKR, via the coding sequence ATGGCATCTTCGATCAGAGGCGAGGCCCGCCGGAAATCCTTGCCCACCGAGCTTTTTCCCGTACCGCTGACCCTGGAGGGCGCCAGTGTGCTGCACCAGGTGGCGCGCTTCCGCTGGCCGGAATGGCGGAAGTTGACGCCTGCGGAGCGTTCCCGGATCGCCGCCGAAGCCACGGCCGTCCTGCAAAGGCTGGAGCCCCAACAGAGTGCGCTGTATTCGGTGCTGGGACACAAGGGCGACCTGATGCTGGTCCACTTTCGAAACAGCTTCGACGAGTTGAAACAGATCGAGCTGGAACTAGGGCGCACGGCGCTGGCGGAATACCTGGAGATTACGAAGTCGTACCTGTCGGTGGTGGAGTTGGGCCTGTACGAGTCTTCGGTGAAGCTCTATCGCACGCTGCGCGAACGCGGCGTCGAACCGCACTCGGCGGAGTGGAACAAGGAAATTGCGGACGCCACGGAGCGGCAAAAAGAAGCGATGAAGCCGCGCCTGTGGCCGGAAATTCCCGCCGCGCGCTACGTTTGCTTTTACCCTATGGACCGCCGCCGGGGCGAGGAGAAGAACTGGTACACGCTGCCCATCGAAGAGCGCCAGCGGCAGATGGACGAGCACGGGAAGATCGGGCGGCGCTATGCGGGAACGGTGCGCCAGATCATCACCGGCTCCATCGGCTTTGACGACTGGGAATGGGGCGTTGACTTGTTCGCCGACGATCCGCTGGTGTTCAAGAAGCTGATTTACGAGATGCGCTTCGACGAGGTCAGCGCGGTGTACGCGCTGTTCGGGCAGTTCATGGTGGGAGTGAGGGTGCCGGCGGCGGCGCTGGGCGGGCTGCTGGAGGGGAAGCTGCCGGAAAAACGGTAG
- the nth gene encoding endonuclease III, giving the protein MARGIVPRQPSKSGRQEGRRAPVRATPPLQKSSRPPRFKPPVKSGAKTKRPAKTVTPKSPKSSARVLYDPLAPQRVQEILTRLDATYPNATCALHHNNAWELLVATILSAQCTDVRVNLTTPEFFRKYPTVHAVAALKPEQLEPDIRSTGFFRNKAKSVVGAAKIIVSDFGGEVPSEMGQLLTLPGVARKTANVLLGTWFHKNEGVVVDTHVYRISRRLELTTNTDPNKIEQDLVRIIPRERWTSFSHQVIWHGRRLCTARSPKCVDCPLESVCHAADKTWNTVDIHKTAKP; this is encoded by the coding sequence ATGGCACGCGGCATCGTTCCCCGTCAGCCGTCCAAGAGCGGACGCCAGGAGGGCCGCCGAGCCCCGGTGCGCGCTACCCCGCCCCTTCAGAAATCATCGCGCCCGCCGCGCTTCAAGCCTCCGGTGAAATCAGGAGCCAAAACCAAGCGCCCGGCGAAGACCGTAACTCCGAAATCACCCAAGTCTTCTGCGAGGGTGCTGTACGATCCGCTGGCGCCGCAGCGCGTGCAGGAAATCCTGACGCGGCTCGATGCCACCTATCCCAACGCCACCTGCGCGCTCCACCACAACAACGCGTGGGAGCTGCTGGTGGCAACCATCCTCTCGGCGCAGTGCACCGACGTACGCGTCAACTTGACCACGCCTGAGTTCTTCCGCAAATATCCCACGGTGCACGCGGTCGCCGCCCTGAAGCCGGAGCAACTGGAACCCGACATTCGCTCCACCGGCTTCTTCCGCAACAAAGCCAAATCGGTGGTCGGCGCGGCGAAAATAATTGTCAGCGATTTCGGCGGCGAAGTGCCCTCGGAGATGGGGCAGTTGCTGACCCTGCCCGGCGTGGCGCGCAAGACGGCCAACGTCCTGCTCGGCACATGGTTCCACAAGAACGAAGGCGTGGTGGTGGACACCCACGTGTACCGTATCTCGCGGCGCCTGGAGCTGACCACCAACACCGATCCCAACAAGATCGAGCAGGACCTGGTGCGCATCATCCCGCGCGAGCGCTGGACCAGCTTCAGCCACCAGGTGATCTGGCACGGGCGCAGGCTGTGCACGGCGCGCTCGCCCAAGTGCGTGGATTGTCCGCTGGAGTCTGTCTGCCACGCCGCCGACAAGACCTGGAACACGGTAGATATCCACAAGACCGCCAAGCCGTAG
- a CDS encoding uroporphyrinogen-III synthase gives MNASADIPTRPLAGRRVLVGRARHQASALSDALRLLGAEVIEIPFIEIREPASWRALDQAIARLLDYDWLILTSVNGVQALFARLAKLGKSEADLLHLNIAAIGPATRKAIEKRGLPVDVMPEEYVAEAVVAELKPEVKGKRVLLVRAKVARDVIPNELIKAGAKVDVIEAYETVLPESSRTELAKVLRDPRRKPDVITFTSSSTVKNFLDLLGKGNQALLTGTKLASIGPVTSETMRQHGLRVDIEAREYTIPSLVAMIATSL, from the coding sequence ATGAACGCAAGCGCTGACATTCCAACCCGGCCGCTGGCGGGGCGTCGCGTACTGGTAGGGCGCGCGCGTCACCAGGCCAGCGCGCTCTCCGACGCGCTGCGCCTGCTCGGCGCCGAGGTGATCGAAATCCCGTTCATCGAGATCCGCGAGCCCGCGTCGTGGCGCGCGCTCGACCAGGCGATCGCCCGCCTGCTGGATTACGACTGGCTCATCCTGACCAGCGTCAACGGCGTGCAGGCGCTGTTCGCGCGGCTGGCCAAGCTGGGCAAGAGCGAGGCCGACCTGCTGCATCTGAACATCGCCGCCATCGGCCCGGCGACGCGCAAGGCGATCGAAAAGCGCGGCCTGCCGGTGGACGTCATGCCGGAAGAATACGTCGCCGAAGCCGTGGTCGCCGAACTGAAGCCCGAGGTCAAAGGCAAGCGCGTGCTGCTGGTCCGCGCCAAGGTAGCGCGCGACGTGATCCCGAACGAACTCATCAAGGCCGGGGCCAAGGTGGACGTGATCGAGGCCTACGAAACCGTGCTGCCCGAATCGTCGCGCACGGAGCTGGCGAAGGTGCTGCGCGACCCGCGCCGCAAACCCGACGTCATCACGTTTACCAGTTCCTCGACGGTAAAGAATTTCCTCGACCTGCTAGGGAAGGGAAACCAGGCGCTGCTCACCGGCACGAAGCTGGCTTCCATCGGGCCGGTGACTTCGGAGACGATGCGCCAGCATGGTCTGCGGGTGGACATCGAAGCTCGCGAGTACACCATCCCGAGCCTGGTGGCGATGATCGCTACGTCCTTGTAG
- the hemC gene encoding hydroxymethylbilane synthase, with protein MARLRIGSRGSQLALWQANHISGLLQARGHEVELEIIKTTGDKITDVALAKVGTKGMFTKEIEEALLDGRVDLAVHSLKDLPTELAPEFQVAAITKRENPRDAFLARHFTGIDDLPQRSRVGTSSLRRQAQLKAMRPDLNIFPLRGNVDTRLRKLEEGEYDAIILAAAGLNRLGRTEWIRAILPVEVMCPAVGQGALGIEIRSGDAPTGAHLEFLNDAAARAATTCERALLNQLGGGCQVPIGAYAEMKDGVLHLTAVVARPDGSKVLRENQSGNDPQKLGEMVGKRLLERGGDRILQEVYGETAAAPQQP; from the coding sequence ATGGCGCGCCTGCGCATCGGCTCGCGCGGGTCGCAACTCGCGCTCTGGCAGGCCAACCACATTTCCGGACTGCTGCAGGCGCGCGGGCACGAAGTGGAACTGGAAATCATCAAGACGACCGGCGACAAGATTACCGACGTCGCCCTCGCCAAGGTCGGCACCAAGGGCATGTTCACCAAGGAGATCGAAGAAGCGCTGCTCGATGGGCGCGTGGACCTGGCGGTGCACAGCCTGAAAGACCTGCCGACGGAGCTGGCGCCAGAATTCCAGGTGGCCGCCATCACCAAGCGCGAAAACCCACGCGATGCTTTCCTGGCGCGGCATTTCACCGGCATTGACGACCTGCCGCAGCGCTCGCGGGTGGGCACCAGCAGCCTGCGGCGCCAGGCGCAGCTCAAGGCGATGCGTCCCGACCTGAACATCTTTCCGCTGCGCGGCAACGTGGACACACGCCTGCGAAAGTTGGAAGAAGGCGAGTACGACGCCATCATTCTCGCCGCTGCCGGGCTGAATCGCCTGGGCCGCACGGAGTGGATTCGCGCGATTTTGCCGGTGGAGGTGATGTGCCCCGCGGTGGGACAGGGAGCGCTGGGCATCGAGATTCGCAGCGGCGATGCGCCAACCGGCGCTCATCTGGAGTTTCTGAATGATGCGGCCGCGCGCGCCGCGACCACCTGCGAGCGCGCGCTGCTGAACCAGCTCGGCGGCGGATGCCAGGTGCCGATCGGGGCGTATGCCGAAATGAAGGACGGCGTGCTGCACCTGACCGCCGTGGTGGCGCGTCCGGATGGGTCGAAGGTGTTGCGGGAAAATCAGTCGGGCAACGATCCCCAAAAGCTTGGGGAAATGGTGGGCAAGCGGCTGCTGGAGCGCGGCGGCGACCGCATCCTGCAGGAAGTTTACGGCGAAACCGCCGCGGCCCCGCAGCAACCGTGA
- a CDS encoding SgcJ/EcaC family oxidoreductase, with the protein MRLAFVALMVLALAAAAPAQQGRRSRPPARSSQHPLEEDQKAIAELQRRDIEANMALDTEKLLALRTDDVVYLVPGRAPLVGQDAVRKYLGEIRAQLANWDMLAYEESWQEVQVVGDFAFEWGTVNIRARQEGEKRESAAVRNIMQVLRRQPDGDWKISRAIWNIQSPPPAPPPAKPPEKPKD; encoded by the coding sequence ATGCGTCTCGCGTTTGTCGCCCTGATGGTTCTCGCGCTTGCTGCCGCCGCCCCCGCGCAACAGGGGCGCCGCTCGCGCCCGCCGGCGCGATCCTCCCAGCACCCACTCGAAGAAGATCAGAAGGCCATCGCCGAACTGCAGCGCCGCGATATCGAGGCCAACATGGCGCTCGATACCGAAAAGCTCCTTGCCCTGCGGACCGACGATGTCGTTTACCTCGTGCCCGGGCGCGCGCCGCTGGTCGGACAGGATGCCGTCCGCAAGTACCTGGGAGAAATCCGCGCTCAGCTTGCCAACTGGGACATGCTCGCCTACGAGGAAAGCTGGCAGGAGGTGCAGGTGGTCGGCGACTTTGCGTTCGAGTGGGGAACGGTCAACATCCGCGCCCGGCAGGAGGGCGAGAAGCGCGAGTCGGCGGCGGTGCGAAATATCATGCAGGTTCTCCGCCGCCAGCCGGATGGTGATTGGAAGATTTCGCGCGCCATCTGGAACATCCAGTCACCGCCGCCCGCGCCGCCACCGGCGAAGCCTCCGGAAAAACCAAAGGATTAA
- a CDS encoding chlorite dismutase family protein produces MPEPTHRDPPEPRRQVVSFTFYKVQPEWRRLPAADKAEHRREFASVIGKWRQSEQMTVLTYSLSGLRAEVDMMLWRICYSLDCLQQMQGELMRTHLGAYLETPHSYLAMTRHSQYKIGRGGHDGNAIKCGGYRYASVLPFTKTRAWYQLAFEERQRIVNEYRDAIADFPRVRMNTLYSFGIDDQEFVLVFESDHPADIVDLKMRLRETENAVYIQQDTPVFTGIQCDADQMLEQLG; encoded by the coding sequence ATGCCCGAACCCACGCATCGCGACCCGCCGGAACCGCGCCGCCAGGTGGTCAGCTTCACCTTTTACAAGGTTCAGCCGGAATGGCGGCGGCTGCCGGCGGCGGACAAGGCGGAGCACCGCCGCGAGTTCGCCTCCGTCATCGGCAAATGGCGCCAGAGCGAACAGATGACCGTGCTCACCTATTCGCTCTCCGGCCTGCGCGCCGAGGTCGACATGATGTTGTGGCGCATCTGCTATTCCCTGGATTGTCTGCAGCAGATGCAGGGCGAACTGATGCGCACGCACCTGGGCGCCTACCTGGAAACGCCGCACTCCTACCTCGCCATGACCCGCCACTCGCAATATAAGATCGGCCGGGGAGGTCACGACGGAAACGCCATCAAGTGTGGCGGCTATCGCTACGCTTCGGTGCTGCCGTTCACCAAAACGCGCGCCTGGTATCAACTGGCGTTTGAGGAGCGCCAGCGCATCGTCAACGAGTACCGTGACGCCATCGCCGACTTTCCCCGGGTGCGCATGAACACGCTTTACTCCTTCGGCATTGACGACCAGGAATTCGTGCTGGTCTTTGAGAGCGATCACCCCGCCGACATTGTGGACTTGAAAATGCGCCTCCGCGAAACCGAGAATGCAGTCTATATCCAGCAGGACACGCCCGTGTTCACCGGCATCCAGTGCGATGCCGACCAGATGTTGGAGCAGTTGGGGTGA
- a CDS encoding DUF3592 domain-containing protein produces the protein MAPEVQQSGIFVLAIFLAVLAERGWQWLRRRAARQWPLAEGRVERAEWRQPNTGTSRYFVADLAYSYVVGGQYYAGYYRRSFSDAESAAGFVRAVKDCTVQVRYKRGESGTSLLLEENLAEVIGAAAEIAS, from the coding sequence GTGGCACCTGAAGTCCAGCAGTCCGGCATCTTCGTGCTGGCGATCTTTCTTGCGGTGCTGGCAGAACGCGGCTGGCAATGGTTGCGGCGGCGAGCGGCGCGGCAATGGCCGCTGGCGGAAGGCCGCGTGGAGCGCGCCGAGTGGCGCCAGCCCAATACCGGAACAAGCCGTTACTTCGTAGCCGACCTGGCATATTCCTATGTCGTCGGCGGGCAGTACTACGCGGGATATTACCGGCGGTCGTTTTCCGACGCGGAGTCGGCGGCGGGGTTCGTGCGGGCGGTGAAGGATTGCACGGTGCAGGTGCGTTACAAGCGCGGGGAAAGCGGGACGTCGCTGTTGCTGGAGGAGAACCTGGCGGAAGTGATCGGCGCGGCGGCGGAGATCGCGTCGTAA
- a CDS encoding SDR family oxidoreductase — protein MPAPSKLALITGSSSGIGLLTAVTLACRGYRVVATMRDLNRRSLLDDAAKNAGIADRLDVRALDISNFDSIPRVINEILRDHSRIDVLVNNAGFAFAGFVEDIRLAELRQQMDTNFFGHVAITQAVLPAMRAQRSGHIIMVSSESGRMGSPGIGSYSASKFALEGWSETLRLETRALGIKVVLVEPGAFKTDIWDRNARLNEVLVTGNSPNQERGRKLKEWAVTLPKADPQRVADLIARIAADPNPRLRYMIGRDALTRWWLRNLLPWKWYERLVLRKVGLE, from the coding sequence TTGCCAGCACCGTCCAAACTCGCCCTCATCACCGGCTCCTCCAGCGGCATCGGGCTGCTGACCGCCGTCACCCTTGCCTGCCGCGGCTATCGCGTCGTTGCCACCATGCGTGACCTCAACCGCCGCTCGCTCCTCGACGATGCCGCGAAAAACGCCGGCATCGCCGATCGCCTCGACGTCCGCGCCCTCGACATCTCCAATTTCGACTCCATTCCCCGCGTCATCAACGAAATTCTGCGCGACCACTCGCGCATTGACGTGCTGGTGAACAATGCCGGCTTCGCCTTTGCCGGCTTCGTCGAGGACATCCGCCTCGCCGAACTCCGCCAGCAGATGGACACCAACTTCTTCGGCCACGTCGCCATCACTCAGGCTGTGCTGCCCGCCATGCGCGCGCAACGCTCGGGCCACATCATCATGGTTTCGTCGGAAAGCGGCCGCATGGGCTCGCCCGGCATCGGCAGCTACTCTGCATCGAAATTCGCGCTCGAGGGCTGGAGCGAAACCCTGCGCCTGGAGACCCGTGCGCTCGGCATCAAGGTCGTGCTGGTCGAACCCGGCGCCTTCAAGACCGACATCTGGGACCGCAACGCGCGCCTGAATGAAGTGCTGGTCACCGGCAACTCGCCCAACCAGGAGCGTGGTCGCAAGTTGAAGGAATGGGCCGTGACTCTGCCCAAGGCCGACCCGCAACGCGTTGCCGACCTCATCGCCCGCATCGCCGCCGATCCCAATCCGCGCCTGCGCTACATGATCGGCCGCGACGCTCTGACGCGCTGGTGGCTGCGCAACCTGCTGCCCTGGAAGTGGTACGAGAGGCTGGTGCTGCGGAAAGTCGGTCTGGAGTAA
- a CDS encoding DedA family protein → MIANIIAALSAFIISVISRLGYPGIVALMAIESACIPLPSEVIMPFSGALTISSIAAQYGREPFTLFLVAIFGALGCNVGSVIAYEIGYYGGRPLVEKYGVYILLSKRELDWADRFFHRYGSSAVFISRLLPVVRTFIALPAGIAHMPRLRFHVYTFVGSFPWCLMLAYVGRVLGEKWETDPRLKTWFHRFDAVILAVIVVGAAWFVWSRWQHRIGANESPGA, encoded by the coding sequence ATGATTGCCAACATCATCGCGGCGCTGAGCGCCTTCATTATTTCCGTCATCTCGCGGCTGGGATATCCCGGCATTGTGGCGCTGATGGCAATTGAGTCCGCCTGCATTCCGCTGCCGTCGGAAGTGATCATGCCGTTCTCCGGCGCGCTGACGATTTCCTCGATTGCCGCGCAGTACGGGCGCGAGCCCTTCACGCTGTTCTTGGTGGCGATATTCGGCGCGCTCGGCTGCAACGTGGGATCGGTGATCGCCTACGAGATCGGCTACTACGGCGGACGTCCGCTGGTGGAGAAATACGGCGTCTACATCCTGTTGAGCAAGCGGGAACTGGACTGGGCGGACCGCTTCTTTCACCGCTACGGAAGCAGCGCGGTGTTCATCAGCCGGCTGCTGCCGGTGGTGCGCACGTTCATCGCGCTGCCGGCGGGGATCGCGCACATGCCGCGGCTGCGCTTCCACGTGTACACCTTTGTGGGCTCGTTTCCCTGGTGCCTGATGCTGGCCTATGTCGGGCGCGTGCTGGGGGAAAAATGGGAAACCGACCCGCGGCTCAAGACCTGGTTTCACCGCTTCGACGCCGTGATCCTGGCAGTGATCGTGGTAGGCGCCGCGTGGTTCGTGTGGTCGCGCTGGCAGCACCGGATCGGCGCGAATGAGTCCCCGGGAGCTTAG
- the hemA gene encoding glutamyl-tRNA reductase encodes MTLQLIGVNHRTAPLEVRERFAISESKLPAAVQQFAQHPGIEEAMIVSTCNRVELLARSRNGGADLRAFLGKYFQVDPRQFDQHLYEYTDKDVIRHLFRVTASLDSMVVGEPQVLGQVKEAYAVARAVGAVNSQLDALVTRAFAVAKKVRTETAVGSSAVSVASVAVELAKKIFGSLTGKTVMLVGAGKMCELAARHLLAHGAGSIFVYNRTLERAQNLARKFNGQALPWDQLYDSADKADIVITSTGAPVAIFRREHGEKFLARRRNRPMFFIDIAVPRDVDPEVNKLDGIFVYDIDDLQQVVSTHVADRHREAERAEDIINEEVERFLARMQTLDVVPTIVSLQEHLETIRQAEIDRVRGRLGELSPEQEMAIEAMSRGIINKIMHTPITTLKTAAREEQGTTVIDVVRRLFNLKHKAEEEKAESAANGAKR; translated from the coding sequence ATGACGTTGCAACTCATCGGAGTGAACCATCGCACCGCGCCCCTGGAGGTGAGGGAGAGGTTCGCGATCTCGGAATCGAAGCTGCCCGCCGCGGTGCAGCAGTTCGCGCAGCATCCCGGGATCGAAGAAGCGATGATTGTTTCCACCTGCAATCGGGTGGAACTGCTGGCGCGCTCGCGCAATGGCGGCGCCGACCTGCGCGCGTTTCTCGGGAAATATTTCCAGGTTGATCCGCGGCAGTTCGACCAGCACCTTTACGAGTACACCGACAAGGACGTCATACGCCACCTGTTCCGGGTGACGGCCAGTCTGGACTCGATGGTGGTGGGGGAACCGCAGGTGCTAGGGCAGGTGAAGGAAGCTTACGCGGTGGCCCGCGCCGTGGGTGCGGTCAATTCGCAGCTCGACGCGCTGGTGACGCGCGCCTTTGCGGTGGCCAAGAAAGTCCGCACCGAGACGGCGGTGGGCAGCTCGGCGGTGTCGGTGGCATCGGTGGCGGTGGAACTGGCGAAAAAAATCTTCGGCAGCCTGACGGGCAAGACCGTCATGCTGGTGGGCGCCGGGAAGATGTGCGAACTGGCGGCGCGCCACCTGCTGGCGCACGGCGCCGGTTCGATCTTCGTGTACAACCGGACGCTGGAGCGGGCGCAGAACCTGGCACGCAAATTCAACGGGCAGGCGCTGCCCTGGGACCAGCTCTACGATTCGGCCGACAAGGCCGACATCGTCATCACCTCGACCGGCGCGCCGGTGGCGATTTTCCGCCGCGAGCACGGCGAGAAGTTCCTCGCCCGCCGGCGTAACCGCCCGATGTTCTTCATCGATATTGCCGTCCCGCGCGATGTGGATCCCGAGGTCAACAAGCTGGACGGGATCTTCGTGTACGACATTGACGACCTGCAGCAGGTGGTCAGCACGCACGTCGCCGACCGGCACCGCGAGGCAGAACGCGCGGAAGACATCATCAACGAAGAGGTCGAGCGTTTCCTGGCGCGGATGCAGACGCTGGACGTGGTGCCGACGATCGTCTCGCTGCAGGAGCACCTGGAGACGATCCGCCAGGCCGAAATCGACCGCGTGCGCGGCCGGCTGGGCGAGCTCTCGCCGGAGCAGGAGATGGCGATTGAGGCGATGAGCCGCGGGATCATCAACAAGATCATGCATACCCCGATCACCACGCTGAAAACGGCGGCACGCGAAGAGCAGGGCACCACGGTGATTGACGTGGTGCGGCGGCTGTTCAACCTGAAGCACAAAGCGGAAGAAGAAAAAGCGGAGTCGGCGGCCAACGGAGCGAAGCGCTGA